Proteins co-encoded in one Haloarcula pelagica genomic window:
- the mct gene encoding succinyl-CoA:mesaconate CoA-transferase produces the protein MGALADLRVLDLTQVLAGPYCTMLLADMGADVVKVERPGGDLIRSNPPYVEDADSEAYGGYFQSVNRGKRSLELDLRTDEDRTAFLSLVERADVVVENFKAGTMGRFDCGYETLREHNPQLIYSSIRGFGDPRTGETERQGQPSFDLIAQALGGVMEITGQEDGPPTKVGPGVGDIFTAALNAVGILAAVHHRERTGDGQYVDTAMYDAMVSLCERTVYQYSCDGEAPTRQGNSHPTLFPYDAFETADGYAVIAAFSDGHWQTLCEAIDRPALAADYPDAASRRAHREKLRAAIAEWTRTHDTDAIVDLLDGRVPAAPVQTTADIFDDPHVHAREMLADVSQPGTDEEMTVAGSPIKMTETNPRPRGRAPKLDEHRAELLEGPATGNDRSAAESDD, from the coding sequence CAGGTCCTAGCCGGACCGTACTGTACGATGCTGCTCGCGGACATGGGCGCGGACGTGGTAAAGGTCGAGCGACCGGGTGGCGATCTGATCCGGTCGAACCCGCCGTACGTCGAGGACGCCGACTCCGAGGCCTACGGCGGCTACTTCCAGAGTGTCAACCGCGGCAAGCGCTCGCTGGAGCTGGACCTGCGGACCGACGAGGACCGCACAGCCTTCCTCTCGCTCGTCGAACGGGCGGATGTCGTCGTGGAGAACTTCAAAGCCGGGACGATGGGGCGGTTCGACTGTGGATACGAGACGTTGCGGGAACACAACCCGCAGCTGATCTACTCCTCGATCCGTGGCTTCGGCGACCCGCGCACGGGCGAGACCGAGCGCCAGGGTCAGCCCTCCTTCGACCTCATCGCGCAGGCGCTGGGCGGCGTCATGGAGATCACCGGCCAGGAAGACGGGCCGCCGACGAAGGTCGGGCCGGGGGTGGGCGACATCTTCACCGCCGCCCTCAACGCCGTCGGCATCCTCGCAGCGGTCCACCACCGCGAACGGACCGGCGACGGGCAGTACGTCGACACCGCGATGTACGACGCGATGGTCTCGCTCTGTGAGCGGACCGTCTATCAGTACTCCTGTGACGGGGAGGCCCCGACACGGCAGGGCAACTCCCACCCGACGCTGTTCCCGTACGACGCCTTCGAGACGGCCGACGGCTACGCCGTGATCGCGGCGTTCTCGGACGGTCACTGGCAGACGCTGTGTGAGGCGATTGACCGGCCTGCTCTCGCTGCCGATTACCCCGACGCCGCCTCACGGCGCGCGCACCGCGAGAAACTCCGGGCGGCCATCGCCGAGTGGACACGCACACACGACACCGACGCGATCGTCGACCTGCTGGACGGTCGCGTCCCGGCCGCCCCGGTCCAGACGACCGCCGACATCTTCGACGACCCACACGTCCACGCACGGGAGATGCTGGCCGACGTGTCACAGCCGGGCACCGACGAGGAGATGACAGTCGCCGGCAGTCCGATCAAGATGACCGAGACGAACCCCCGTCCCCGCGGCCGGGCACCGAAACTGGACGAACACCGGGCAGAACTGCTGGAAGGCCCCGCCACCGGAAACGACCGGTCGGCGGCCGAAAGCGACGATTAA
- a CDS encoding sodium:calcium antiporter yields MLVEVALFLVGLAALVGGADRAVTSAGDLALYYGVSPFFIGVTVVSVGTSVPEMATSIYAAYYGAGDLVVGNIVGSETAQITLAIAVVAFVAPFVVERRSVLVYGTAMILAMIIMILTLEDGVINRSEGLLMMLAYVQFIYTLYTNEGGEEITEEVIEEPRTPRETLPWIVGGLALVVVGGQLMVTNGVALARLFGTPEFLVGLLTGLGTTMPEIVIAGIAAYEGRSGISVGSILGSNITDPVFSLGIGAVFFDVVVADPAAIRPSLGYMLAASIAVLGLFYWRRGIDRRAAVVCLLLYLPSFVVL; encoded by the coding sequence ATGCTCGTCGAGGTCGCGCTGTTCCTGGTCGGGTTAGCGGCGCTCGTCGGCGGCGCCGACCGGGCCGTCACCTCGGCCGGCGATCTAGCGCTGTACTACGGCGTCTCGCCCTTTTTCATCGGCGTCACGGTCGTCTCCGTCGGGACCTCGGTCCCGGAGATGGCCACCTCGATCTACGCCGCCTACTACGGCGCCGGCGACCTCGTCGTCGGCAACATCGTCGGCTCGGAGACCGCTCAGATCACGCTCGCGATCGCCGTCGTCGCCTTCGTCGCCCCCTTCGTCGTCGAGCGCCGGTCCGTGCTGGTCTACGGGACCGCGATGATCCTGGCGATGATCATCATGATCCTCACCCTGGAGGACGGCGTCATCAACCGTTCGGAGGGGCTGCTCATGATGCTGGCGTACGTCCAGTTCATCTACACGCTGTACACCAACGAGGGCGGCGAGGAGATCACCGAGGAGGTCATCGAAGAGCCACGGACGCCACGCGAAACGCTCCCCTGGATCGTCGGCGGCCTCGCGCTCGTGGTCGTGGGCGGGCAACTGATGGTCACCAACGGCGTCGCCCTCGCACGACTGTTCGGGACGCCGGAGTTTCTCGTGGGCCTGCTGACCGGGCTCGGGACGACGATGCCGGAGATCGTCATCGCCGGGATCGCCGCCTACGAGGGCCGCAGCGGCATCTCCGTTGGGTCGATCCTCGGGAGCAACATCACCGACCCGGTCTTCTCGCTGGGTATCGGAGCGGTGTTTTTCGACGTGGTCGTCGCCGACCCCGCCGCGATCCGCCCGTCGCTGGGCTACATGCTCGCCGCCTCTATCGCCGTCCTCGGGCTGTTCTACTGGCGCCGCGGCATCGACCGCCGGGCCGCCGTGGTCTGTCTGCTTCTCTATCTCCCGAGTTTCGTCGTTTTGTGA
- a CDS encoding helix-turn-helix domain-containing protein translates to MSVVLELSIPATDFPLGNVLSGAPDIRIELERIVPTGDMIMPFVWATGESQTAFAEMVRSHASVREFLELDRIGESRLYRIEWEEPPIDLLEGISRADAVVLEAHGNEDWSFRLRFPDHEKLSAFHNYIIEHDIPVHIDRTYTLSETTGHGHRFDLSPEQREALMLALRSGYFETPSEASLDELAAELDITRQALSDRIRRANEKVLTGVLLSSGAERE, encoded by the coding sequence ATGAGTGTTGTTTTGGAGCTCTCGATCCCGGCGACGGACTTCCCGCTCGGTAACGTGCTGTCCGGAGCCCCCGATATACGGATCGAACTCGAACGGATAGTCCCGACCGGGGACATGATCATGCCCTTCGTGTGGGCTACCGGTGAGAGCCAGACAGCGTTTGCAGAGATGGTTCGGTCTCACGCCAGTGTCCGCGAGTTTCTCGAACTGGACCGTATCGGCGAGAGTCGGCTGTATCGGATCGAGTGGGAGGAACCACCGATCGACCTGCTCGAAGGGATCTCCAGAGCGGATGCGGTGGTCCTCGAAGCACACGGTAACGAAGACTGGTCGTTCCGGCTACGGTTTCCGGACCACGAGAAGCTCTCCGCGTTCCACAACTACATCATCGAACACGACATCCCCGTCCACATCGATCGTACCTATACGTTGAGTGAGACCACCGGACACGGCCATCGGTTCGACCTCTCGCCGGAACAACGCGAAGCACTCATGCTCGCTCTCCGGAGCGGCTACTTCGAGACACCGAGCGAAGCGAGCCTCGACGAGTTAGCAGCCGAACTCGACATCACCCGACAGGCGCTCTCGGACCGGATCCGTCGCGCTAACGAGAAGGTGCTTACCGGCGTCCTCCTGTCGTCGGGAGCGGAACGGGAGTAG
- a CDS encoding DUF7344 domain-containing protein, translated as MSNRLAGDHVFEALANPYRRRLLFALFDQNLQSDEHLHPLTLLSDGEGSDDPEAVHVKLDHCHLPKLAGMGVIEWDREAGAVSKGPEWGEIAPLLQLLSDHRDELPDEWVSGPGQ; from the coding sequence ATGAGCAACCGGCTGGCCGGCGATCACGTGTTCGAGGCACTCGCGAACCCGTATCGCAGACGGCTGTTGTTCGCGCTGTTCGACCAAAACTTACAGAGCGACGAGCACCTCCACCCGCTGACGCTCCTGAGCGACGGAGAAGGCAGCGACGATCCCGAGGCCGTCCACGTCAAACTCGACCACTGCCACCTTCCGAAGCTCGCTGGGATGGGCGTTATCGAGTGGGACCGCGAGGCGGGTGCCGTCTCGAAAGGGCCGGAGTGGGGAGAGATCGCGCCACTGCTCCAGTTGCTCTCCGACCATCGGGACGAACTGCCCGACGAGTGGGTTTCGGGTCCCGGTCAGTGA
- a CDS encoding ATP-dependent DNA helicase: MRETAPTGDEPWREYFGFPEPYANQADAVERAIEAGKSRGFLAMEGPCGTGKTMAALTAGAHLVRETELYDRILVVTPVKQQLKQFVDDLRTLNAGVEEPLDGIALVGKRDLCPYGREGKFPEDTSTHDRCEDLREATARLVEDDGHGSEAAVAETAIDAEIDDEEQWWDPRLGQDLAAAARPDAVSQTTLGEDTLATAGAASPYRPSQPTAPESMADGDDPPLYCPFEADWYARDKGSPVDFSAGPENVVTIEDYLPAAVERGTCPHRVMSVMLDQADVVVGNYNHLFDPGSRPLLSGVLDDSTFVVVDEAHRLEERVRDLLSDRLGKQTITQARNDCNLLVQRAQQSADRKEQVRDVLSAREVPLDAVDQARKFYDDLLRWLDDRVESFLDAEHEGWRANPELLPERDREIPLRDPDAVERDELTEWAEQKGYDGGVWRTLAQVGTAVEDAIDQLGLARDPVCAAVGVLAGQWWERDHSTFLREIELEHSPAERRQTDADYEAAYTPGLLCYNCMPATALREVFDGLGSGVLMSATLEPLDVFTRVSGLDALAAGTQRDDDTEDDARPVRSTTYDLPFPPENRASYLVDARPFTARNRGDPEDMEPLGENWNRTRDEYAQALRALARSPGNVMIAMPNYREAAWAGAYLDDAVEKPVLIDQASSNEATEQRKQQFFRGEEKVLVTSTRGTLTEGVDYDGAKLSTCAVVGVPLVNIGSPRVRAVQRAYGDAFGEDNAFEYALTVPAVRRARQAIGRVIRGTEEVGVRAFVGRRYTPDARHSVFPYLPAGEREEFTRMTPEFLAGQLDAFWSDRQ; this comes from the coding sequence ATGCGAGAGACGGCCCCGACCGGCGACGAGCCCTGGCGCGAATACTTCGGCTTCCCGGAGCCGTACGCCAATCAGGCCGACGCCGTCGAGCGCGCGATCGAGGCCGGCAAATCGCGGGGCTTCCTGGCGATGGAAGGCCCCTGTGGCACGGGCAAGACGATGGCAGCCCTGACCGCCGGCGCTCACCTCGTCCGCGAGACGGAGCTATACGACCGGATTCTCGTCGTCACGCCGGTCAAACAGCAACTGAAGCAGTTCGTCGACGACCTGCGGACGCTCAACGCCGGGGTCGAGGAGCCGCTGGACGGGATCGCACTGGTCGGCAAGCGGGACCTCTGCCCGTACGGCCGCGAAGGGAAGTTCCCCGAGGACACGAGCACCCACGACCGCTGTGAGGACCTGCGGGAGGCGACTGCACGACTGGTCGAGGACGACGGACACGGGAGCGAGGCGGCGGTCGCCGAGACCGCGATCGACGCCGAGATCGACGACGAGGAGCAGTGGTGGGACCCCCGGCTGGGCCAGGACCTGGCGGCCGCCGCGCGGCCGGACGCCGTCAGCCAGACGACCCTGGGCGAGGACACGCTGGCGACGGCCGGGGCCGCCTCGCCGTACCGTCCCAGCCAGCCCACCGCCCCGGAGTCGATGGCCGACGGCGACGACCCGCCGCTGTACTGCCCGTTCGAGGCCGACTGGTACGCCCGGGACAAGGGGTCGCCGGTGGACTTCTCGGCCGGGCCGGAGAACGTCGTCACCATCGAGGACTACCTGCCGGCGGCCGTCGAGCGCGGGACCTGCCCGCATCGGGTGATGAGCGTCATGCTGGACCAGGCGGACGTGGTCGTCGGGAACTACAACCACCTGTTCGACCCCGGCTCGCGCCCGCTGTTGTCCGGCGTGCTCGACGACTCGACGTTCGTCGTCGTCGACGAGGCCCACCGCCTCGAAGAGCGGGTCCGGGACCTGCTGTCGGACCGACTGGGCAAACAGACGATCACGCAGGCCCGCAACGACTGTAACCTGCTCGTCCAGCGCGCACAGCAGAGCGCCGACCGCAAGGAGCAGGTCAGGGACGTGCTCTCGGCCCGGGAGGTCCCGCTGGACGCGGTCGACCAGGCCCGGAAGTTCTACGACGACCTGCTTCGGTGGCTCGACGACCGCGTGGAGTCGTTCCTGGACGCCGAACACGAGGGCTGGCGTGCGAATCCCGAACTGTTGCCCGAGCGGGACCGCGAGATCCCCCTTCGGGACCCCGACGCTGTCGAACGGGACGAACTCACCGAGTGGGCCGAGCAAAAGGGGTACGACGGCGGCGTCTGGCGGACGCTGGCCCAGGTCGGCACGGCCGTCGAGGACGCCATCGACCAGCTTGGGCTGGCGCGCGATCCGGTCTGTGCGGCCGTCGGCGTCCTGGCCGGTCAGTGGTGGGAGCGGGACCACTCGACGTTCCTGCGCGAGATCGAACTCGAACACTCGCCGGCCGAGCGCCGGCAGACCGACGCCGACTACGAGGCCGCCTACACGCCCGGACTGCTCTGTTACAACTGCATGCCGGCGACGGCACTGCGGGAGGTGTTCGATGGCCTGGGCAGTGGCGTCCTGATGAGTGCCACCCTGGAACCGCTGGACGTGTTCACCCGGGTCTCGGGACTGGACGCGCTGGCAGCGGGCACCCAACGGGACGACGATACCGAGGACGACGCCCGCCCGGTCCGCTCGACCACGTACGACCTCCCCTTCCCGCCGGAGAACCGGGCGTCGTATCTCGTCGACGCACGGCCGTTCACGGCCCGCAACCGCGGCGACCCCGAGGACATGGAGCCGCTTGGCGAGAACTGGAACCGGACCCGCGACGAGTACGCACAGGCGTTACGAGCGCTCGCCCGCTCGCCGGGCAACGTCATGATCGCGATGCCCAACTACCGGGAAGCCGCCTGGGCGGGGGCCTACCTCGACGACGCCGTCGAGAAACCGGTCCTGATCGACCAGGCCTCGAGCAACGAGGCGACCGAACAGCGCAAACAGCAGTTCTTCCGCGGCGAGGAGAAGGTCCTGGTCACCTCCACTCGCGGGACCCTGACCGAGGGCGTCGACTACGACGGGGCGAAACTGTCGACCTGTGCGGTCGTCGGCGTCCCGCTCGTCAACATCGGCTCGCCCCGCGTTCGAGCGGTCCAGCGGGCCTACGGCGACGCCTTCGGCGAGGACAACGCCTTCGAGTACGCGCTGACGGTACCGGCGGTCCGGCGGGCCAGACAGGCCATCGGCCGGGTCATCCGCGGGACCGAGGAAGTCGGTGTGCGCGCGTTCGTCGGCCGGCGATACACCCCCGACGCGCGCCACTCGGTGTTTCCATACCTCCCGGCCGGGGAACGCGAGGAGTTCACGCGGATGACCCCGGAGTTCCTCGCGGGGCAACTCGACGCGTTCTGGAGCGACCGGCAGTGA
- a CDS encoding DUF7563 family protein — MPECQNCGEFVTEQYVRVFTPEANEAHGPRVCPNCEDKLRDGAEVREARSSRQ, encoded by the coding sequence ATGCCCGAGTGTCAGAATTGCGGTGAGTTCGTGACTGAGCAGTACGTACGGGTGTTCACACCTGAGGCAAACGAGGCCCACGGCCCACGTGTCTGCCCCAACTGCGAGGACAAACTCCGGGACGGCGCCGAAGTCCGCGAAGCCCGCTCCTCCAGGCAATAA
- a CDS encoding ArsA family ATPase, which yields MDHELDVEAVDSIDAPTGVDAAEYVLYGGKGGVGKTTCAAATALASARDDTATLVVSTDPAHSLSDTLETDIPPTPTRIREDIPLYGAEIDPEAAVGEGPLGMDDDALGGLGQLLGGDGPMGGAGSGGPAGGPDEDVIGGEGGLLGGSMPGADEAAAMRLLLDYVDDDRFDRVVIDTAPTGHTLRLLELPETMDSMVGKILELRERFSGMLGNLTGMFGGDEEVDAEQGIEDLRELSDRIEHLRAILRDPTQTDFRVVMVPEELSVVESERLLGRLDEYGVPVSTVVVNRVMQDPSEVLGEAVDIPGPNHAECSFCARRWDVQQRALARSQELFQGHDVRRIPLFAEEVRGERLLNVVSACLD from the coding sequence ATGGACCACGAACTCGATGTCGAGGCTGTCGACAGTATCGACGCGCCGACCGGCGTCGACGCTGCCGAGTACGTCCTCTACGGCGGCAAGGGCGGTGTCGGGAAGACGACGTGTGCGGCCGCCACGGCGCTTGCCTCCGCCCGCGACGACACCGCCACGCTCGTCGTCTCGACGGACCCCGCACACTCGCTTTCGGACACGCTGGAGACGGACATCCCGCCGACGCCGACACGCATCCGCGAGGACATCCCGCTGTACGGCGCCGAGATCGACCCCGAAGCCGCCGTCGGCGAGGGACCGCTCGGGATGGACGACGACGCGCTGGGCGGCCTCGGACAGCTACTCGGTGGCGACGGGCCGATGGGCGGTGCCGGGAGCGGCGGGCCAGCGGGCGGACCGGACGAGGACGTGATCGGCGGCGAGGGCGGCCTGCTCGGCGGGTCGATGCCGGGCGCCGACGAGGCCGCGGCGATGCGACTCCTGCTGGACTACGTCGACGACGACCGCTTCGATCGGGTCGTCATCGACACCGCACCGACCGGCCACACGCTCCGCCTGCTGGAACTGCCCGAGACGATGGACTCGATGGTCGGGAAGATCCTGGAGCTACGCGAGCGGTTCTCCGGCATGCTCGGGAACCTCACCGGGATGTTCGGCGGCGACGAGGAGGTCGACGCCGAGCAGGGCATCGAAGATCTGCGGGAGCTGAGCGACCGTATCGAACACCTGCGTGCCATCCTCCGTGACCCCACACAGACTGACTTCCGGGTCGTGATGGTCCCCGAGGAACTCTCCGTGGTCGAGTCCGAGCGGCTGCTCGGCCGGCTCGACGAGTACGGCGTCCCGGTCAGTACCGTCGTCGTCAACCGCGTGATGCAAGACCCGAGCGAGGTGCTGGGCGAGGCCGTCGACATCCCGGGGCCGAACCACGCCGAGTGTTCGTTCTGTGCGCGCCGCTGGGACGTACAACAGCGGGCGCTGGCGCGCTCACAGGAACTGTTCCAGGGTCACGACGTGCGCCGGATCCCGCTGTTCGCCGAGGAAGTCCGGGGCGAACGTCTGCTCAACGTCGTCAGCGCCTGCCTCGACTAG
- a CDS encoding SDR family NAD(P)-dependent oxidoreductase: MAKTVLITGASAAVGAATAEAFLADDWTVWATAPDEDEIVDLADQGCETAELDVTNARECERVVEELIDDTGRLDCLVNAASLSRFGAVEDIPTDRLHEQFDVTVYGPHRLIREALPHMRARENGTVVNVSSITGRLSTPGRGADAAAKFALEGLSDALRVEADSFDVDVVVVEPGPIRDGEQPAEDEPESASGAYDWLYRAREDSRLTGVQDALGVTPGTVALAIRDAANNSDPAPRYPVGEGAKVLLLADYVPERWRDTAFGVLRQLMG, encoded by the coding sequence ATGGCGAAGACGGTGCTGATCACGGGTGCGTCCGCGGCGGTCGGGGCGGCGACGGCCGAGGCGTTCCTCGCCGACGACTGGACCGTGTGGGCGACCGCCCCCGACGAGGACGAGATCGTCGACCTGGCCGACCAGGGCTGTGAGACGGCGGAACTGGACGTGACCAACGCCCGCGAGTGCGAGCGTGTGGTCGAGGAACTGATCGACGACACCGGCCGACTGGACTGTCTGGTCAACGCGGCCTCGCTCTCCCGGTTCGGTGCCGTCGAGGACATCCCGACCGACCGACTCCACGAGCAGTTCGACGTGACCGTCTACGGCCCCCACCGGCTGATCCGCGAGGCGCTGCCCCACATGCGGGCCCGAGAGAACGGAACCGTCGTCAACGTCTCCAGTATCACGGGGCGGCTCTCGACGCCCGGACGTGGCGCCGACGCCGCGGCGAAGTTCGCACTCGAAGGGTTGAGCGACGCGCTCCGCGTCGAAGCGGACTCGTTCGATGTCGACGTGGTCGTGGTCGAACCGGGACCGATCCGTGACGGCGAGCAGCCCGCCGAAGACGAACCCGAGAGCGCCAGCGGCGCCTACGACTGGCTCTACCGCGCTCGGGAGGACTCCCGGCTGACCGGTGTGCAGGACGCACTGGGTGTCACGCCCGGCACCGTCGCGCTCGCCATCCGCGACGCCGCGAACAACAGCGATCCGGCGCCGCGCTATCCGGTCGGCGAGGGAGCGAAAGTCCTCCTGCTCGCCGACTACGTCCCGGAGCGCTGGCGCGACACCGCCTTCGGCGTGCTCCGACAGTTGATGGGCTAG
- a CDS encoding endonuclease V: MQVVRPEFVPDPSLSHDEMAALQREIAETALFADEIGFDTGTVSAPTDSGQTTLGETDTPLVAGVDQAFVGDRAVSAVVVTRGGEVVERVHAVEPAEIPYIPGLLSFREGGAILAALDALDHDPDVLLVDGSGRIHFREAGLATHVGVTVDVPTVGVAKSLLCGDPERPLDGGFPEGTSVPIRADDAVETAANGTHIGDAVQTRQYDSPNRHVNPLIVSPGHRVSAGTATELVLATAAGYKLPEPTRLADRAADEAKAAVS, encoded by the coding sequence ATGCAGGTCGTCCGCCCCGAGTTCGTCCCGGACCCGTCGCTATCCCACGACGAGATGGCGGCGTTGCAGCGCGAGATCGCCGAGACGGCCCTCTTCGCGGACGAGATCGGGTTCGACACCGGCACCGTCTCGGCGCCCACGGACAGCGGCCAGACCACCCTCGGCGAGACCGACACGCCCCTCGTCGCCGGTGTCGACCAGGCGTTCGTCGGCGACCGGGCGGTCTCGGCCGTGGTCGTCACCCGCGGCGGCGAGGTCGTCGAGCGCGTCCACGCCGTCGAGCCCGCGGAGATTCCCTACATCCCGGGTCTGCTCTCCTTTCGGGAGGGCGGCGCCATCCTGGCGGCGCTCGACGCTCTCGACCACGACCCCGATGTTCTGCTGGTCGACGGCAGCGGCCGCATCCACTTCCGGGAGGCCGGCCTGGCGACACACGTCGGGGTCACCGTCGACGTGCCGACTGTCGGCGTCGCCAAGAGCCTCCTCTGTGGCGACCCCGAACGACCGCTCGACGGCGGCTTTCCGGAGGGGACCAGCGTGCCGATCCGGGCCGACGACGCCGTCGAGACGGCCGCGAACGGGACCCACATCGGCGACGCCGTCCAGACCCGGCAGTACGACTCGCCGAACCGCCACGTCAACCCGCTGATCGTCAGCCCCGGCCACCGCGTCAGCGCCGGGACGGCCACGGAACTGGTACTGGCGACGGCTGCGGGGTACAAGCTCCCGGAGCCGACCCGGCTGGCCGACCGGGCGGCCGACGAGGCGAAAGCCGCGGTCTCGTAG
- a CDS encoding rhomboid family intramembrane serine protease has protein sequence MSECDACGKSESMPYQCGHCGGTYCSEHRLPEAHDCPGLENWNDPQAVFESGFDDSVNNRGGQQSSGIADRLGLDTGPGGVFGYFRGNMTYVFLAAMAITFILEHIVGRVVLGITNPFQYSQSELWQAIFVLHPDNPLYVWTWVTSIFAHDPSGFFHILGNGIIIYFFGRIVEQQLGSKRFTVFFLASGALAGLGQIGLQYLQPGSGYGVLGASGAALAILAFLTVLNPDLRVLLYFLIPVPIWAITGFYVLLSVLGTFAPGTGGLLGGNIAHTAHLIGLGIGLWYGSRIKGQTSVPQQLQFGRGGGPGGPGGPGGPGRRRP, from the coding sequence ATGTCGGAGTGCGACGCCTGTGGCAAGTCAGAGAGTATGCCCTACCAGTGTGGGCACTGTGGGGGGACCTACTGTTCGGAACACCGCCTCCCCGAGGCCCACGACTGCCCCGGCCTGGAGAACTGGAACGATCCGCAGGCGGTCTTCGAGAGCGGGTTCGACGACAGCGTGAACAACCGCGGCGGCCAGCAGTCTTCCGGGATCGCCGACCGACTCGGCCTGGACACGGGGCCGGGCGGCGTCTTCGGCTACTTCCGCGGGAACATGACGTACGTGTTCCTGGCGGCGATGGCGATCACGTTCATCCTCGAACACATCGTCGGCCGGGTCGTCCTCGGCATCACGAACCCCTTCCAGTACTCCCAGTCGGAGCTGTGGCAGGCCATCTTCGTCCTCCACCCCGACAACCCGCTGTACGTCTGGACGTGGGTCACGTCCATCTTCGCCCACGATCCGTCGGGGTTCTTCCACATCCTCGGGAACGGCATCATCATCTACTTCTTCGGCCGTATCGTGGAGCAACAGCTCGGCTCGAAGCGGTTCACGGTCTTCTTCCTGGCGTCGGGCGCGCTGGCGGGACTGGGCCAGATCGGACTGCAGTACCTCCAGCCTGGGTCGGGCTACGGCGTCCTGGGCGCCAGCGGCGCGGCGCTCGCGATCCTGGCCTTCCTCACCGTGTTGAACCCCGACCTGCGGGTCCTGCTGTACTTCCTGATTCCGGTCCCCATCTGGGCGATCACGGGCTTCTACGTACTGTTGAGCGTCCTCGGGACGTTCGCGCCCGGGACCGGCGGGCTGCTGGGTGGCAACATCGCCCACACGGCACACCTCATCGGGCTCGGGATCGGGCTCTGGTACGGGAGCCGGATCAAAGGCCAGACGAGCGTGCCACAGCAACTCCAGTTCGGCCGCGGCGGCGGTCCCGGCGGCCCTGGTGGGCCGGGCGGGCCCGGCCGTCGACGGCCGTGA
- a CDS encoding zinc-dependent alcohol dehydrogenase family protein translates to MRAARYHGPGEISIDEVPDPTIESPTDAVVRVTHTAVCGSDLWFYRGESDREEGSRVGHEPMGIVEEVGDAVRHVRPGDRVFAPFSISCGACEYCRKGVHTSCENGGFWGSMTDGAQGEQIRVPQANGTLVRVPDRYADDQDVLQSVLPLTDVMCTGHHAAVSAGVKEGSTCAVVGDGAVGLCAVLAARRLGANRIVALGHHEDRLEIAESFGATDTISARGEAAVEELRALTAGGVDHAMECVGMGAAMETAIDITRPGGTVGYVGVPHGVEDGDLVGSLFGKNVTLAGGVAPVRAYVDDLLEDVLQGTLDPAPVFTKTVDLNGVPEGYRAMDEREAIKVFVDLT, encoded by the coding sequence ATGCGCGCTGCCCGCTACCATGGCCCGGGAGAGATCAGTATCGACGAGGTGCCCGACCCCACCATCGAATCGCCGACCGACGCCGTCGTCCGGGTGACACACACTGCGGTCTGTGGCTCTGACCTGTGGTTCTATCGGGGCGAGAGTGACCGCGAGGAGGGTTCCCGCGTCGGCCACGAGCCCATGGGGATCGTCGAGGAAGTCGGCGATGCCGTCCGCCACGTCCGGCCCGGCGACCGCGTGTTCGCCCCGTTCTCGATCAGTTGTGGGGCCTGTGAGTACTGCCGAAAGGGAGTGCACACCTCCTGTGAGAACGGTGGCTTCTGGGGGAGCATGACCGACGGGGCACAGGGCGAGCAGATCCGCGTGCCACAGGCAAACGGGACCCTGGTCCGGGTGCCAGACCGGTACGCCGACGATCAGGACGTGTTGCAGTCCGTGCTCCCGCTGACGGACGTGATGTGTACCGGCCACCACGCGGCGGTCAGCGCCGGCGTCAAGGAGGGCAGTACCTGTGCCGTCGTCGGCGACGGCGCGGTCGGGCTCTGTGCCGTGCTTGCGGCCCGGCGCCTGGGCGCGAACCGGATCGTCGCGCTGGGCCACCACGAGGATCGCCTGGAGATCGCGGAGTCGTTCGGCGCGACAGATACCATCTCGGCGCGGGGCGAGGCCGCCGTCGAGGAACTCCGTGCGCTCACCGCCGGTGGGGTCGACCACGCCATGGAGTGTGTCGGGATGGGTGCGGCGATGGAGACGGCCATCGACATCACCCGTCCGGGCGGGACCGTCGGCTACGTCGGGGTCCCACACGGTGTCGAGGACGGCGACCTCGTCGGCTCGCTGTTCGGCAAGAACGTCACGCTCGCCGGCGGGGTCGCGCCGGTCCGGGCCTACGTCGACGACCTGCTCGAAGACGTTCTCCAGGGGACGCTCGACCCCGCGCCGGTGTTCACGAAGACCGTCGACCTCAACGGCGTACCCGAGGGCTACCGGGCGATGGACGAACGCGAGGCGATCAAAGTGTTCGTCGACCTCACCTGA